A genomic stretch from Sceloporus undulatus isolate JIND9_A2432 ecotype Alabama chromosome 5, SceUnd_v1.1, whole genome shotgun sequence includes:
- the COPG2 gene encoding coatomer subunit gamma-2: MIKKFDKKDEESGSGSNPFQHLEKSAILQEARIFNETPINPRRCLHILTKILYLLNQGEHFGTTEATEAFFAMTRLFQSNDQTLRRMCYLTIKEMANISEDVIIVTSSLTKDMTGKEDVYRGPAIRALCRITDGTMLQAIERYMKQAIVDKVPSVSSSALVSSLHMMKINYDVVKRWINEAQEAASSDNIMVQYHALGVLYHLRKNDRLAVSKMLNKFTKSGLKSQFAYCMLIRIASRLLKESEEGHDNPLFDFIESCLRNKHEMVIYEAASAIIHLPNCTARELAPAVSVLQLFCSSPKPVLRYAAVRTLNKVAMKHPSAVTACNLDLENLITDSNRSIATLAITTLLKTGSESSVDRLMKQISSFVSEISDEFKVVVVQAISALCQKYPRKHSVMMTFLSNMLRDDGGFEYKRAIVDCIISIIEENPESKESGLAHLCEFIEDCEHTVLATKILHLLGKEGPRTPSPSKYIRFIFNRVVLENEAVRAAAVSALAKFGAQNENLLPSVLVLLQRCMMDSDDEVRDRATFYLNVLQQRQLALNAAYIFNGLTVSIPGMEKALHQYTLEPSDKPFDMRSVPLATAPIFEQKSEIALVASKPEKVAPSRHDIFQEQLAAIPEFKNLGPLFKSSEPVQLTEAETEYFIRCIKHVFSNHIVFQFDCTNTLNDQLLEKVTVQMEPSEAFDVLRCIPAPSLPYNQPGICYTLIRLPLDDPTAVACTFSCTMKFTVRDCDPNTGVPDEDGYDDEYVLEDLELTLSDHIQKVLKPNFAAAWEEVGDDYEKEETFALSTIKTLDEAVNNIVKFLGMQPCERSDKVPENKNSHTLYLAGVYRGGLDVLVRARLALADGVTMQVTVRSIVETPVDVILASVG, from the exons GTAGTGGCTCCAACCCCTTCCAACATTTGGAAAAGAGTGCTATTCTTCAGGAG GCTCGCATCTTTAACGAGACCCCCATCAATCCGAGAAGATGTCTGCATATACTCACCAAGATACTTTACTTGCTGAACCAG GGTGAACATTTTGGGACAACGGAAGCCACAGAAGCCTTCTTTGCCATGACAAGATTATTTCAGTCGAATGAC CAAACCTTAAGGAGAATGTGTTACCTGACTATCAAAGAAATGGCCAACATTTCAGAGGATGTTATCATCGTCACCAGCAG CCTGACCAAAGATATGACGGGGAAAGAAGATGTGTACCGAGGCCCTGCCATTAGAGCACTTTGTAGGATCACAGAT GGAACAATGCTTCAGGCAATTGAAAGGTACATGAAGCAAGCCATTGTCGACAAAGTCCCCAGTGTGTCCAGTTCAGCGCTGGTGTCTTCCTTG CACATGATGAAGATCAATTATGATGTGGTCAAGCGGTGGATCAATGAAGCCCAGGAAGCTGCTTCCAGTGACAACATCATGGTGCAG TACCACGCCTTAGGAGTGCTTTATCATCTTAGGAAGAATGACCGCCTTGCAGTTTCTAAGATGCTGAATAAATTCACTAAATCTGGACTGAAGTCCCAGTTTGCTTACTGCATGCTGATTCGGATAGCCAGCCGCCTCTTGAAGGAGTCTGAGGAGGG GCATGACAACCCTCTGTTTGACTTCATCGAAAGCTGCTTGCGGAACAAACATGAGATGGTTATTTATGAGGCCGCCTCTGCCATTATCCACCTCCCAAATTGCACTGCCAGGGAACTGGCACCAGCAGTCTCAG TGCTTCAGCTCTTCTGTAGCTCACCCAAGCCTGTGCTGAGATACGCTGCAGTCAGAACCCTTAATAAG GTGGCAATGAAGCATCCCTCAGCTGTCACTGCCTGCAATTTGGACCTAGAAAACCTCATCACGGATTCGAACCGCAGCATTGCCACCCTGGCCATCACCACCCTCCTGAAGACAGGGAGTGAAAGCAGCGTGGACAGGCTCATGAAACAAATCTCTTCCTTTGTATCTGAGATATCAGATGAATTTAAG GTAGTGGTCGTTCAAGCCATCAGTGCCCTGTGCCAGAAGTACCCACGGAAACATAGCGTGATGATGACCTTCCTTTCCAACATGCTCCGAGATGAT GGTGGCTTCGAGTATAAGCGAGCCATTGTCGACTGCATCATCAGTATCATTGAGGAGAACCCCGAGAGCAAAGAGTCGGGCTTGGCTCACCTCTGCGAGTTCATTGAGGACTGTGAACACACGGTGCTGGCCACCAAGATTCTCCATCTCCTCGGCAAGGAAGGGCCCCGGACTCCCTCCCCTTCCAAGTACATCCGCTTCATTTTTAACAGGGTGGTGCTGGAAAATGAGGCTGTCCGAGCTG CGGCCGTCAGTGCCCTGGCAAAGTTTGGGGCCCAAAATGAGAACCTGCTTCCCAGCGTCCTCGTACTTTTGCAGAG GTGCATGATGGACAGTGACGACGAGGTCCGAGACAGAGCCACCTTCTACCTGAATGTGTTGCAGCAGAGGCAGCTGGCACTGAATGCAGCATACATCTTCAATG GTCTGACAGTCTCCATCCCAGGGATGGAAAAGGCCTTGCACCAGTACACACTGGAGCCTTCGGACAAACCTTTCGACATGAGGTCTGTGCCACTTGCCACTGCTCCCATTTTTGAGCAGAAATCAG AGATTGCCCTGGTGGCCAGCAAGCCAGAGAAAGTAGCTCCTTCGAGGCATGATATCTtccaag AACAACTGGCAGCCATTCCAGAGTTCAAGAATTTGGGTCCACTCTTCAAGTCATCTGAACCGGTCCAGCTCACAGAGGCAGAGACTGAATATTTTATCCGATGTATCAAGCATGTCTTCTCAAATCATATTGTCTTCCAG tttgactGCACAAATACTCTCAACGATCAATTACTGGAAAAGGTGACGGTGCAAATGGAGCCATCAGAAGCCTTTGACGTGCTCCGCTGCATCCCAGCCCCAAGCCTCCCCTACAACCAGCCGGGTATATGCTACACACTTATCCGTCTGCCCCTGGATGACCCCACTGCAG TCGCCTGCACCTTCAGTTGCACAATGAAGTTCACCGTCCGAGACTGTGACCCCAACACTGGAGTGCCAGATGAAGATGGCTATGATGATGAATACGTG TTGGAAGATCTAGAGCTCACCCTTTCTGACCACATTCAGAAAGTCCTGAAACCGAACTTTGCAGCAGCCTGGGAGGAAGTGGGGGATGACTACGAGAAAGAGGAGACCTTTGCGCTCAGCACCATTAAAACCCTGGACG AAGCTGTCAACAACATTGTGAAGTTCCTTGGCATGCAGCCCTGCGAGAGATCAGATAAAGTGCCAGAGAATAAGAATTCCCACACGCTCTACCTTGCTG GTGTGTACAGAGGCGGCTTAGACGTCCTGGTGAGAGCAAGGCTGGCCCTGGCGGATGGCGTGACTATGCAGGTGACGGTCCGCAGTATCGTGGAAACACCCGTGgatgtcatcttggcttctgtcGGCTAA